From one Cupriavidus oxalaticus genomic stretch:
- a CDS encoding Lrp/AsnC family transcriptional regulator has translation MRASASLDQFDIKILVHLQREGRCSNVDLAAAIGLSESPCLLRTKRLQETGVIRGYRAEVALEKLGSHVIVFSEVTISSHRPQDFRKFEAGVEKYHEIVECYNVSGGYDYLLKVIAPNIAYFQALMEQLLKDDIGIEKFSSRIVLRKPLEQRGYPLRIIATGRPDWD, from the coding sequence ATGCGAGCTTCAGCTTCCCTCGACCAGTTTGACATCAAGATTCTTGTGCATCTTCAGCGCGAGGGACGCTGTTCGAATGTCGACCTGGCCGCAGCCATTGGCCTCAGTGAAAGCCCATGTCTTCTCCGCACGAAACGGCTTCAGGAGACCGGCGTTATCCGTGGCTACCGTGCGGAGGTCGCACTGGAGAAGCTGGGCAGCCACGTAATCGTGTTTTCCGAGGTCACTATCAGCAGCCATCGGCCCCAAGACTTCCGCAAATTTGAAGCGGGGGTTGAGAAGTACCACGAAATCGTCGAATGCTACAACGTCAGTGGCGGTTACGATTACCTTCTGAAAGTCATCGCACCTAATATCGCTTATTTTCAGGCGCTCATGGAGCAGTTGTTGAAAGACGATATCGGGATCGAAAAATTTTCCAGCCGGATCGTATTGCGCAAGCCGCTTGAGCAACGGGGGTATCCGCTGCGAATTATTGCAACCGGAAGGCCGGACTGGGATTAA
- a CDS encoding phosphotransferase, whose protein sequence is MPENRPITAAALSTAAPSVVLDEVGALVNRLYGIDGSVKSLAGERDQNCCIETADGIRYVVKISNPSEPVSVVDFQIAALDHIARVSPDQPVPRVVRTLSGRTRDTVALADGLQTTVRMLTYLDGVQIRETPRTAAQRRAMGTVLAKLNLALRDFTHPSAMHNLLWNVSAAHRLTAKLDGIVDAPRRALAESFMSRFTDHVLPRLASVRAQVIHNDYHLYNVLVAPDDHERILGIIDFGDMLYAPLVGEVATAAAFHMTGNADPFEGPAQFVGAYHATLPLTEIEQEIVTDLMATRHLITALISEWRAARYPENRAYIMRHNPAAWEALSQMAALSRNEARDRLLTEVRKG, encoded by the coding sequence ATGCCGGAGAATCGCCCGATTACGGCAGCGGCGTTGAGCACAGCGGCGCCCAGCGTTGTTCTAGACGAAGTGGGAGCCTTGGTCAATCGTCTCTACGGTATCGATGGCAGTGTCAAATCGCTGGCCGGTGAACGCGACCAGAATTGTTGCATAGAGACTGCGGACGGCATTCGTTACGTTGTCAAGATCAGCAATCCATCGGAGCCGGTTTCAGTGGTGGATTTCCAGATCGCTGCGCTTGACCACATCGCGCGTGTATCGCCCGACCAGCCAGTGCCCCGAGTCGTGCGGACGCTTAGCGGACGTACGCGCGACACTGTGGCATTGGCCGACGGGCTTCAAACCACCGTGCGGATGCTTACCTATCTCGACGGCGTCCAGATTCGGGAAACTCCCCGGACCGCCGCACAGCGTCGGGCCATGGGGACAGTGCTCGCCAAGCTAAACCTCGCGTTGCGCGATTTCACGCATCCTTCCGCGATGCACAATCTGCTCTGGAATGTTTCGGCGGCGCACCGGCTGACAGCCAAGCTCGATGGCATCGTGGACGCCCCGCGTCGCGCGCTCGCTGAGTCGTTCATGTCGCGCTTCACCGACCATGTCCTGCCGCGACTCGCCTCGGTGAGGGCGCAGGTAATCCACAACGACTACCATCTCTACAACGTTCTGGTCGCACCCGACGATCATGAACGCATATTGGGGATTATCGACTTCGGCGACATGCTGTATGCGCCGCTGGTCGGCGAGGTCGCTACAGCGGCGGCCTTTCATATGACTGGCAACGCCGATCCGTTCGAGGGGCCTGCGCAGTTCGTCGGGGCCTATCACGCGACGCTGCCGCTTACCGAAATCGAGCAGGAGATTGTCACCGATCTCATGGCGACACGCCACCTGATCACAGCGCTGATTTCGGAATGGCGCGCCGCGCGCTACCCCGAGAACCGGGCCTACATCATGCGCCACAATCCCGCAGCATGGGAAGCGCTCTCTCAGATGGCCGCTCTTTCCCGCAATGAGGCGCGCGACCGACTACTAACCGAAGTACGAAAAGGATAA
- a CDS encoding haloacid dehalogenase type II, whose translation MIYKPKFISFDCYGTLINFEMGPTAKKIFEGRVPTDRMQAFLDSFRFYRLDEVLGEWKPFFDVIENSIQRACQAHGVEYRSSDAVALYDAVPTWQPHPNVVEVLEAIAPHIPLVILSNSMVDLIPHSVAHLKAPFHAVYTAEEARAYKPRAQMFEYMFDQLGCGPDQMMHVSSSFRYDLMTASDLGFMAKAFIDRGHEPTSDSYGVNRLTDVRQLPGLLGLECLLPTAMVK comes from the coding sequence ATGATATACAAACCGAAATTCATCAGCTTCGATTGTTACGGTACTCTCATTAACTTCGAAATGGGGCCGACAGCCAAGAAGATTTTCGAAGGTCGCGTTCCGACTGATCGGATGCAGGCATTTCTTGACAGCTTCCGATTTTACCGCCTCGATGAAGTATTAGGCGAGTGGAAACCTTTCTTTGACGTTATTGAAAATTCCATTCAACGGGCGTGCCAGGCACACGGCGTTGAATATCGCTCATCTGATGCGGTCGCCTTGTACGACGCGGTCCCAACTTGGCAGCCCCATCCGAACGTAGTTGAGGTGCTTGAGGCAATTGCTCCGCACATCCCGCTGGTGATTCTCTCGAATTCGATGGTCGATTTGATTCCGCATAGCGTCGCGCACCTCAAGGCGCCCTTCCACGCCGTTTACACCGCCGAGGAAGCACGCGCCTACAAACCGCGGGCCCAGATGTTCGAATATATGTTTGATCAGCTCGGTTGCGGACCAGACCAGATGATGCACGTCTCGTCGAGCTTTCGTTATGACCTCATGACGGCGTCCGATCTGGGATTCATGGCCAAAGCGTTCATCGATCGGGGCCACGAGCCCACCTCCGATAGCTATGGTGTCAATAGGTTGACCGATGTTCGCCAACTTCCCGGTTTGCTTGGACTTGAATGCCTGCTTCCCACCGCGATGGTGAAATGA
- a CDS encoding aspartate aminotransferase family protein: MKSTTDLNMVNAYIPGRANVGPVTAAMIDRRDALLGPAYRLMYEHPLHIVRGEGVWLIDPEGRRYLDVYNNVASLGHCHPAVTEAICRQVQTLATNTRYLHDTILELAERLLASVPETNLAHLMLTCTGSEANDLAYRIAKVRTGGTGVIVTETAYHGFTDAVSQFSPSLGVTVDLGAHVRLVPAPRLYHAEGADLSERFTRDVEAAIADLRRHGIKPAALIVDSLFTSDGILPEPAGFLKGAVDAIKRAGGLFIADEVQPGFGRTGEHMWGFQRHGVIPDIVTLGKPMGNGQPVAGLLATADALAEFGKNSRYFNTFAGNTVSCAAALAVLDTIEKESLVQHAARVGNILRNGIADLASRHEAIGDVRGVGLFVGVELVSDRASRTPDRELTTRVVNRMRDKGVLLSACAMGHNVLKIRPPLVLSSEQAGIVIETLDEALTQCNRQNGGN; this comes from the coding sequence ATGAAAAGTACCACTGACCTCAACATGGTCAACGCCTATATCCCCGGACGCGCCAACGTGGGACCTGTCACTGCGGCGATGATCGATCGGCGCGATGCATTGCTCGGCCCGGCATATAGGCTGATGTACGAACATCCGCTTCACATCGTGCGCGGGGAAGGCGTGTGGCTGATCGATCCGGAAGGTCGCCGTTACCTCGACGTTTACAACAACGTCGCTTCACTTGGACATTGTCACCCGGCGGTGACCGAGGCGATATGCAGGCAAGTGCAGACCCTCGCGACCAACACCCGCTATCTGCACGACACGATCCTCGAACTGGCCGAACGCCTGCTCGCGAGCGTGCCTGAGACTAACCTTGCCCATCTCATGTTGACCTGCACGGGCAGCGAGGCAAACGACCTTGCCTATCGCATCGCAAAGGTGCGCACCGGTGGCACGGGCGTGATCGTGACCGAAACCGCCTATCATGGCTTTACCGACGCAGTGTCGCAATTCTCGCCATCACTCGGCGTGACAGTCGATCTCGGCGCCCACGTTCGCCTGGTTCCAGCACCGCGTCTCTATCATGCTGAGGGTGCTGACCTCTCAGAACGCTTCACGCGCGATGTCGAGGCGGCGATCGCCGATCTTCGGCGTCACGGCATCAAGCCTGCGGCACTGATTGTCGATTCCCTGTTCACGAGCGACGGCATCCTTCCTGAACCAGCGGGCTTTTTGAAGGGCGCGGTCGATGCGATCAAGCGGGCTGGCGGCCTTTTCATCGCCGACGAGGTCCAGCCAGGCTTCGGCCGGACCGGCGAGCATATGTGGGGTTTTCAGCGTCACGGTGTCATCCCCGACATCGTCACCCTCGGCAAGCCGATGGGCAATGGACAACCTGTCGCGGGACTGCTGGCCACCGCTGACGCGCTGGCAGAATTCGGAAAGAACTCAAGATACTTCAACACATTCGCCGGCAATACCGTATCGTGTGCGGCTGCGCTGGCGGTCTTGGATACGATCGAGAAGGAAAGCCTGGTGCAGCATGCCGCCAGGGTAGGCAACATCCTGCGTAACGGCATCGCCGATCTCGCCAGCCGACACGAGGCCATTGGTGACGTGCGTGGCGTGGGCCTGTTCGTCGGTGTGGAACTTGTCTCGGACCGCGCATCGCGAACGCCCGATCGCGAGCTCACCACCCGGGTAGTCAATCGAATGCGCGACAAGGGCGTCTTGCTCAGCGCCTGTGCGATGGGGCACAATGTTCTCAAGATTCGACCGCCACTGGTGCTATCCTCGGAACAAGCCGGCATCGTCATCGAAACGCTCGACGAAGCGCTAACACAGTGCAATCGGCAAAACGGAGGTAACTAG